In the Oncorhynchus tshawytscha isolate Ot180627B linkage group LG17, Otsh_v2.0, whole genome shotgun sequence genome, TATATATTTGGTTACTACTATGTAATTACTGTAAAGTGGAACTGTTTCTTTTGTATTAGGTTTACTgatatctctttccctctctcctccgtctgttTCAGGTCATGACCATAACGTGTCGTCTGTAGCCATCATGCCCAACGGAGACCACATAGTCTCCGCCTCCAGAGACAAGACCATCAAAATGTGGGAGGTGGCCACTGggtgagacacacaaacacacttatcggctgatgtaaaaagggctttataaatacatttgattgaaatacatttgattttactTCTCACTTATCAGGTGCTGAAATACTTAATCTCATGTTTTATTAATCCAGTGGCAGACACATTCTGGTGTTGCAAAATGTCTCGTATATGAGTGTTGCtgcagtagtgtatatatatataactctccAGTGTTTTCTTTCTCTAGGTATTGTGTAAAGACATTTACAGGCCACAGGGAGTGGGTGAGGATGGTCCGGCCCAACCAGGATGGTTCTCTTATCGCCAGCTGTTCCAACGACCAGACGGTGCGTGTGTGGGTGGCCACCTCCAAGGAGTGTAAGGCTGAGCTGCGAGAGCACGAACACGTGGTGGAGTGTATCGCATGGGCCCCCGATACCGCTCACCCTACCATCCTGGAGGCTACCAGCTCGGAGGTGAGGAGAACCTCTATGTACACACTAACCCTAATCCTGACTCAGGAACCCAGCGTTTCCCCAACtctgtcctggggaccccaagggttgcacattttgtttttcacctagcactacacagttgattcaaactaatcaactaatcatcatgctttcattatttgaatcagcaGTATAGTGCTAGAGCAGAAAACAAAGCATGCAGCCCTTgtggtccccaggaccgagtttgggaaacactgcagtAACCCTatttgtgacccgtttcaggaaacttgGCGTATGTCGCAAGTATCGACTTCACAAGAGAGCCATTTGAATGTTATtcattttttatcaaaatgctttTTTCGGCAGAAATACCATCTTGAACATgtaaactttcatgtgccttaataacaaacttgtatgccatcattaaatacgaatacaattgtgaCATTACAAGCCTTGTTGATTAAGCACACAGAAAAatccagcaaccttcccactagccattaTTGActaagataatgagtgggctggacatgcagagagaggagtttgaattggtctgccatatagaaggctttggtctatttgagctggtcagtctgtgttggtaatcctgtagAACGCAgctttttttaaaatgtattgtgtagcgGAGCTGCATAACTGTTGCTCTCCACTTcctggaggatcaagttttgaaatcagtagaattagagtatgatagttaaagagatggaggaaacacctgtctctggattacatcatcaaactaagggcaaccgtggcatGGTCTTCATGACAGGGAGACACGTCCATGCAcgatgatgtatacaggtaagatagtctatcTAGCTACGTTTTCAGATATTAattttctaattttgacaaagtggtttaatttcaagctaaagtgtactattagctagttggctaacgttagctggctggctccatagctaacattatgtgtatgaCTATTCGTATCCCAGAAccgtttgctttgctagttaaaggctaatgttagctagctaacattaaacctggttggttagctccctgcagattcatgcagggtagtaatggcatgatttggcactatgttcattgttgtttaactagctaacgtttgctggctggctcgttagctaacgttatgtgacgtgtgtgtgtgtgtgtgatcttacacgttgtttacctagctaggttcattgtttacctagctagctagctacatgtcttaagctaaaggaTACAACAcgcgttgaatatggccggtgtcagtaaacgtcggcaaaaaaagtgtaatgaaattgttgctagcagagctggttaggctgttttcatgttatccagaggtaaacaaatcattgaCCAGAGCCTCAAGTGTACGCTCTGAACGCaaggagatgggtggggctaaagcttaagagggtgtgaacgatgctgaatggctTTAGACAAATAGGAGCTCTCAAGtaggtaccaaaatattcaaggtccattttctcaaaagtgagtttacaagtttatcaactttcaaagcagaattactttcccattgttccacaAAAATTCAGTGTATGATGTACCATTTTGTCTCTactatccaatgtaaaaaacacaatttaaaatgttgctacCTAAGACCAAATCCAGATGGTGAGTCACATTTGGTTAGGGTTGCAAAGATTTGGTAACTCtaccaaaattcccaggtttaccagaaatcctggttggaagattcccagaatcaggcaggaataagcaggaaatccgtaAGCCTCCAACCAGGATGTCTGTGAAACCTGGAATTTAAAGACTCTCTGGTGGTATCTTTGAAAACCAGTGAACATAGTACCAGAGCTCAACCAATAAGAtagcagattttttttaaaggcatatTTTTGTCATTTTATGCTTTATTGGATAGAGAAGAGACAGTAGAACGAGGATTTTTGGTGCAATAGCAGTGGGCTGGATTCAAACCCATGCTACAGCGGTAAATGTGATCCAGAGGCAGTAGTTTAAGACCACTAGGCCACAAGATTGCAGGATTTTAACCAGGAGAAATGAAAATGGGCAGCTAGTGTCAAACCATTCTGTAACCCTCTGTAATTTTCTAGATATTAATTTCAAAACCGTGGGTACTTTTGTAGGTTAACAATGTAACGGTGCATACACACTTGCTTTTAAATTATGAGcatattctctctccccctgtctctcgctctctctcccctctttctctctctgtagagtaAGAAGAATGGGAAGTCTGGTCCGTTCCTTCTCTCTGGCTCTAGAGATAAGACCATCAAGATGTGGGACATCAGCACTGGCATGTGCCTTATGActctggtgagtgtgtgtgtgttacctcctccTCAGGTAACCCGATTGGTttccagtgttttttttttcacagGTTGGTCTAGTACAGTGTTTCCCAACGCCGGTCCTCAAGTACCCCCAACCGCACACATTTTCATTGTAGCCCcagacaaacacacctcattcaagtCAAGGGTTTGATGATTAAGTTGATTCGGGTGTGCTTGTCTGGGGATACAATAAAAcatgtactgttgggggtactcgacGACTGGAGTTGGGGAAACACTGGTCTAGTGTGTGTAACGACGACTGGAGTTGGGGAAACactggtctagtgtgtgtgtaacGACGACTGGAGTTGGGGAAACACTGGTCTAGTGTGTGTAACGACGACTGGAGTTGGGGAAACACTGGTCTAGTGTGTGTAACGTGTTCTATCCTCCCTCTAGGTGGGTCATGATAACTGGGTGCGTGGTGTGTTGGTGCACCCTGGAGGCAGGTTCATAGTGAGCTGTGCTGATGATAAGACTCTGAGGATCTGGGACTACAAGAACAAGCGCTGCATGAAGACCCTGTGTGCCCACGAACACTTTGTTACCTCTCTGGGTAAGAGTGTGTTTGTATCCACGTGTTTGTGGGCATTCCCTCACATTGTTGCAGGTCTCGTCAAAACCACCTGTTTCTGTGTGTAATCTCCAACACCCTTCTGCCAGTTCCACAGTTCTGCCTCCACCCAGTCCATCTTCCATTGTCTCTTACATCTGTATCTCTGTCTTCCAGATATGCACCGGACTGCTCCAtacgtggtaacaggcagcgttGATCAGACAGTCAAAGTGTGGGAGTGTCGCTGAGTCTGCCTGCAACCTCCCTATCCTCATCCTCCACTCTACCCCACAACCACCTCTTTTCCCACAAACTCACCGCAGCCTCCTCCTTTATCCCCCCCAAACAGCAGCCCTataacccccctccccctatcctaccctgtctcttTGACACTCACCTAAGCCCCACCTCTCGCACTCCATACCATGGTTACCCATGCTCTCCGCCCTGCCCTGTTCAAATAAATATTGTCCTTTTATGTAAATTATTCTGGATATAGAGTACGCTTAATAAAtgttacacactaacacacacattctctctcacacacacactaaaagagAAAAGTATTCCTTGCATGGTGAATTCACCCAAAACTTGTATACTGTAAATTTGCATACCGTTGTCATGACGTCCTGATGGGGGTAAATGGTTTGTGTTCTGTCCCAGTGGATGCTGGGTAATTGTGACACAGTGCACGCAACCCAATCACGTATGTCCTTTAAGGGTTTTATTTAGTATCTTGCCTCCGCTGTTATAGTCTGACGCTacctgggagagagggaaggagtgtgaaagaaggaagagaggatgaagtggggaggagaaggggtagAATAAAATATGTGGGGGGGGAGCGGGGGGGGAAATAGAAATGAACATTTAGTCCTTTAGTTGAAGTGACAAAGTGTGTGCGCGTTTGTTCATCTGCGTGCGTGCAATGCGTACTGTACCTGTGTACATAGGATAACCTCttatcattatctctctctctctgtggtcgtCTGTTTATACAGATGTAGAGAATTGTGTGGAGGCAAGGCTTCTTTCCCTCTGTttttactccctctctttctgactgaccgactggctTCTAGTAGCTACTCATAGGAGTATGCTCACTAAGTTCTGTGCGCTCGctcgctatttctctctttcATATACACATACACTCATACTCACACAgatgcacatacacacgcacagtaAAATTGTGTATCAATATATCTGGATGTCATTGTTTGCAccataattaaaaaataaaaatctgtaAATATAACGTTGGccttgtttttaatttttttttaaatcaatgttCTACAAGTTTTGCACAGCTTCAGGACGCCAAACTACAGTACCggtcaagtttggacacctactaatTTAtgcgtttttctttatttgtactattttctacattgtagaataatattgaagacatcaaaactatgaaataacacatggaatcatgtagtaaccaaaaacgtgttaaacaaatcaaaatatattttagtttcttcaaagtagccaccctttgccttgatgacagctttgcacactcttgacattctctcaaccagcttcacctgaaatgcttttccaacagtctcgaaggagttcccacatatgctgagcacttattggctgcttttccttagtCCCActcagcgcaaaccagatgggatggcgtatcgctgcagaatgctttggtagtGTAATGGGAATTtcaatgtttgtgcttttcttaaAACTCATTTCGGTGTTCTAATAACCAATGgatgtgttcatgcaagtgactgatttaACGAATCCTCACTTATCAGTATCTggaatttggcagtacacccaGACCTTAGTTTGAGAACGAGAACAAAaaatatctcagtttcaaggttcTCGGCTTGGAGAGAAGAAGTTGTgcggtattggtctgtcacatgttatgaaacaaaacggtaatgattaaggaattatgctaaatcatgcatatatataacttgtctgtgtatagccgtatataagacaactgctgggtTTGCCCAAAGtgagctcctgattgacatgtgcCATGCTGCATTGATTTgattggaacctctccagcgcaCTGACCAATAAaggatgattcatttaagattgactttgagtgttcCTGTGAATTTCCATGACCGTAGCCATactggttatgtgtgccttgaattctaaataaatcactgacaagagtcactagcaaagcaccatcacaccaccactttgtagcaatttgaccatgaaggcctgattcacgcagtctcctctgaacagttgatgttgagatgtgtctgttacttaaaatCTGTGACGCCTTTACTGTATTTAGGCTCcagtctgaggtgcagttaattgtcgatttctgaggctggtaactaatgaacttctcctctgcagcagaggtaactctgggtcttcctttccggtggcggtcctcatgagagccagtttcatgatagcgcttgatggtttttgcgactgcacttgcaCTTTGAAGAAACTGTAATTTCTCTGttatttgagctcttcttgccataatatggacttggtcttttaccaaatagggctatcttctgtataccacccctaccttgtcacaacacaactgatgggctcaaacgcattaagaaggcaagaaattccacaaattcactttgaacaaggcacacgTTAATTCTaatgctttccaggtgactacctcaatatttgtatttatttatttagttaagaacaaattcttatttacaatgatggcctaaaaTGCCTCATGAAGCTTGTGAAAATGCCAAGATAGTTcaaagctggcatcaaggcaaagggtggctactttgaagaatctcaaatataaaatatattttgatttgttgaacactttttttggttactacgtgattccatatgtgttatttcatagttttgatgatttcactattctgcaatgtagaaaatagtaaaaaattaagaaaaacccttgaatgagtgggtgtgtccaaattGTCAGGTCACCTTATTAATAATGCACCGTTCACTGCTCAAACACACctgctcactccctccctccctcacccacagAGCTATTACTGTATCACGGAGGACCGTATCTTGGCAACAGTTGCCACGACGGTGAATGCATGAGCACCTTTTGCAGCctttgtaaagagagagagaggtggattgtCAATCCCTAAGTCaacaacagactatgggaggcacacagtactattctattccacatcaggtaactgatgcgagcagtagaatcagattttaaaaaaacattaaaatacaccttatgaaacagcggggactgtgaagagacactcaCAGGCACTGACACGCATACATATGATAAGACACTCTACAAACACGTACAcatggaagagtagctgctgccttggcatcttggctaatggggatccttaataaatacaaatacactatTTTCTTCCTACAATTTTGTATCAAAAAGGGGAAATGGGAGGAGAGAACGGAGTAAAGGAGGTGGAGTTCAAAtgaaggatagagagaagataGAAAGGGGATGAGAGGAAGGATGGAGTGTGAAGAGGTTAGAGGAGAGACACCTACCTAGACCCAGGTTGCCCTGAGTTGAACTCTGTTTCTCCAGAGAACCACAGGAACAGAAACTCTAGCCTACTTCTTTCTCCACACCCGCAACATTGTGAGACTAATCCCAGAGATAGTCCTGGTTTGTTGTCATACACATGCTAATTTGGTACAGTATTTATCAGTTGATTTGATTGTTATTTTGTCCGAACGGAGAACAACAGATTTGGCGTgtacg is a window encoding:
- the LOC112216723 gene encoding lissencephaly-1 homolog B, whose protein sequence is MVLSQRQRDELNRAIADYLRSNGYEEAYSTFKKEAELDMNEELDKKYAGLLEKKWTSVIRLQKKVMELESKLNEAKEEITLGGPVAQKRDPKEWIPRPPERYALSGHRSPVTRVIFHPVFSVMVTSSEDATIKVWDYEAGDFERTLKGHTDSVQDISFDQTGKLLASCSADMTIKLWDFQGFECIRTMHGHDHNVSSVAIMPNGDHIVSASRDKTIKMWEVATGYCVKTFTGHREWVRMVRPNQDGSLIASCSNDQTVRVWVATSKECKAELREHEHVVECIAWAPDTAHPTILEATSSESKKNGKSGPFLLSGSRDKTIKMWDISTGMCLMTLVGHDNWVRGVLVHPGGRFIVSCADDKTLRIWDYKNKRCMKTLCAHEHFVTSLDMHRTAPYVVTGSVDQTVKVWECR